The following DNA comes from Janthinobacterium sp. TB1-E2.
CGACATCGCCTTGCCGCCCAGCTCGGTCAGCAAGGTGGCATCGCCGTGGCCGCGGCTGTCCGCCGACTGGCCACGTACGGCCATGCTGGTATGGTGCAGCAGTACCGGCGTGTCCACCTGCAGCGCCGCCGCCTGGGCCGCGTCGGCCAGCAAGAGGCCGGCCGCGCCTTCGCCGGGAATTTGCCCGCCCGGCTGGCCCGCATTGAACAGCAGGCCGCGCGAGGTCCAGTCATGCACGGTCAGCTCGCCGATATGCGAACCGCAGGCCAGCACGATGGCCAGGCAAGGCAACTCTTGCAAGGCAGCCTGCGCGGCCAGCTGTTCGATCAGCGCCAGCGGCCCGCTGTCGCCGGCCAAGTGCACGCCGAGCTTGTCGGCAGGCCAGCCTTGCTGTTCCGCCTGTGCTTGCAGCCAGGCGGCGCCTGTGTCGCGCTGCGGCTGCTCCCAATCGGGTGGTAACAGCAGATGCAGTTGCAGGGTCGGCAGCGCCAGCGCGGCGCGCGATCGCGGTTGCGCCGCCTTGTAGTCGTCGAGTTCCGTGTGCATCGCCGCTTCCTGCATCAGTTCGGTCAATACGCCGGCGCCCAGCGCCAGTGCGCGCAAGTGTTCGGCATCGAAATGCGCTGTTGCACCCTGCGCCGTATCGGCTGGACGGGTCCGCAGCCAGTCGTCCAGCAGTGCCTTCTGCTCATGTTCATCGACGTCGGCCACGCGGGCGCTCATCACCGGGTAGCCTTGCGCGTCGGTCAGTTCCGGGTCGAGTTCGGGGCGCTGCTGCTTGTCTTGCAGCGCGGCCGCCAGTTCCGGCGCCGAGGCGCCGCCCGGCATGCGCAGCGCGGCGGCGGTCAGGTGCAGCGGCGCGCGCGGCGCAGGTTCATTGCCGGGCGCCCCGGCGTCGGCCCCGGCGGCGTCAGCCAGCGCGGGAGATGCCGCCGCCGGCGCCGTCAGCCTGGCCAGCAGTTTCTTGCCCAGCCACCAACTGATAAGCAGCGCCAGCGGCAACGCCAGCATGCTACCGGCCAGGTCGCCCGTCGACGGCATGCGCGTGCTGGTGCGCCAGTACCAGATCGCGCCGCCCCAGCACAAGGCGAACACGGCCAATATCAGCAGGCTGCGCCGCAGCCACGCGCGCATCAGCGCGCTCCCTTGCAGTGGCGGCCGGACGTCATAGCTGATCCGTGGTGGCTTGCTGGCTGGCGATCAGCACCGCGCCACAGCTGGTCTTGTCGCCCTGGCGGGCCACCGGCTTGCCATCGACGATCCAGCTGGCGTCGCCGCTGACGATGGGGCAGGTGCCATGGCCTGGCCGTGGACACGAGACCTTGTCGCCCACGCGCGCGATGCCGATGCCGCCGCTGTCCGTCACCGCCGAGGCCTCCAGCACGCTGCCGCCATGCGATGTCTTGTCACCCAATCTGATTACAGGACCAGCCATATGTGCTCCTTAAGTCATCGTTGTTTTTTCATCACACCAGGCACGCGCAGTTCCGTGTGGCCGAAATCCATCATTTTCCAGCGGCCGCCCCAGGTCATGCCGACCGATTCGGCCACTTCGCCATACAGCTGATAGCCGCGCATGGCCCATGGATCTTTTTCCGAGATCACCAGCTTGCCGTCGCGCAAAAAGGCGCAATCGGCCGCCAGGCCATACTGATGCCAGCTCTGGAACGCGGCCGCATTGGTGACATTGCTGCCCATGCCGGCCAGCATGTTTTGCCGTTCCGGACTGCGGTAACCTTCCAGGATGGCCATGTCGTAGCCATGTTTTTCCTTCATGATCTTGAACACCAGCAGCAGCCTTTGTGCGTACTCGGCATTGAGCAGCGTCCAGTTGCGGCTGGCCGATACCAGCATCGGCCGCACTTGCTGTACTTCCTCGGTGGCGAACACCAGCGGCGGCAGATCCACCGGCGGTACCAGCTGTTCGCCTTGCAGCAGGGCAGATACTTGCGTATTCATTTCGCGCGTCGACACTTCGTAGCCGCCCAATACACTCTTGCTGCCTGCCAGCAAGGCGATCGCCGGTGGCAGACACATCACCGCCGCACCGCCCAGGAACAGCAGGTAATGGCGGCGCACGAACGCCGCGCTGCCGAGCAAGGTGCTGGCGCCACCACGGCGCAGCGTGTCCAGGCCGGCGTTCCTGCGCCGGGCAAGCCGATCGAGCCGTGCCCCGATGCCTTGTTCGGCCGTCGCCAGCGCCCGCAGCAGCAGTTCGCGGCCCGATGGAAACAGCACGAGCCAGCTGATCAGGCATGCCAGTAAAAAATAGAGTGCCACCGCCAGTAGAAACACGTCCACCCCGCTTGAAAAAGGCGCCATGCATGGGCAGTGGA
Coding sequences within:
- a CDS encoding PAAR domain-containing protein translates to MAGPVIRLGDKTSHGGSVLEASAVTDSGGIGIARVGDKVSCPRPGHGTCPIVSGDASWIVDGKPVARQGDKTSCGAVLIASQQATTDQL
- a CDS encoding M15 family metallopeptidase, with translation MFLLAVALYFLLACLISWLVLFPSGRELLLRALATAEQGIGARLDRLARRRNAGLDTLRRGGASTLLGSAAFVRRHYLLFLGGAAVMCLPPAIALLAGSKSVLGGYEVSTREMNTQVSALLQGEQLVPPVDLPPLVFATEEVQQVRPMLVSASRNWTLLNAEYAQRLLLVFKIMKEKHGYDMAILEGYRSPERQNMLAGMGSNVTNAAAFQSWHQYGLAADCAFLRDGKLVISEKDPWAMRGYQLYGEVAESVGMTWGGRWKMMDFGHTELRVPGVMKKQR